The following proteins are encoded in a genomic region of Poecilia reticulata strain Guanapo linkage group LG11, Guppy_female_1.0+MT, whole genome shotgun sequence:
- the nr1d2b gene encoding nuclear receptor subfamily 1 group D member 2b yields the protein MDTDSSKAGGVIAYISSSSSASSPDSCHSDSSNGSYQSSSPRRGPSPIRGRPGQLKDAPLSVGRQNLPGSQGGGRSSSSGKCGITKINGLVLLCKVCGDVASGFHYGVHACEGCKGFFRRSIQQNIQYKKCLKSENCPIMRMNRNRCQQCRFKKCLMVGMSRDSVRFGRIPKREKQRMLLEMQSAMNSMMSGGHLQSELSQPHAAGQAAPLTAAAEKAGPAPSPSGSSQSDSSSDPDAAVPMDTGSSSPSPSVSDSGEDEVIGSVTRAHQETFMYNQEQGSRAPEGPPRPLNGDLNQAAPVQLSEQGRDVWNCRNNNSVNMAGHSLLSILGQPHSQLDNQCPIRASCSAGTSHSPAYMHGAVRALPTEPCPGGVYSGGAWRGGSRMYLVCPMNTSPQVDPHKSGQDVWEEFSHSFTPAVREVVEFAKKIPGFRELSQHDQVSLLKAGTFEVLVVRFASLFHVKERSVTFLGGQKYSVDALRTMGSGDLLSSMFDFCEKLMNLGLSEEEMSLFMAVVLVSADRSGIENVNSVEALQETLIRALRSLITRNHPNESAIFTKLLLKLPDLRSLNNMHSEQLLAFKVHS from the exons ATGGACACGGACTCGAGCAAAGCTG GAGGCGTGATCGCCTAcatcagctcctccagctccgcCTCCAGCCCAGACTCCTGCCACAGCGACTCCTCCAACGGCAGCTACCAGTCGTCCTCGCCTCGGCGTGGCCCCTCGCCCATCCGGGGGCGGCCGGGCCAGCTGAAGGACGCGCCGCTTTCCGTCGGTCGCCAGAACCTTCCGGGCTCTCAGGGAGGCGGCCGCTCCTCATCCTCGGGAAAATGTGGGATCACAA AAATCAACGGCCTGGTGCTGCTGTGTAAGGTGTGTGGCGACGTGGCTTCTGGTTTCCACTATGGGGTCCACGCCTGCGAGGGCTGCAAG ggCTTCTTCAGGAGGAGCATCCAGCAGAACATCCAGTATAAGAAGTGCCTTAAGAGCGAGAACTGCCCCATCATGAGGATGAACAGGAACCGCTGCCAGCAGTGCCGCTTCAAGAAATGCCTCATGGTGGGGATGTCCCGAGACT CTGTGCGCTTCGGTCGGATCCCCAAGCGGGAGAAGCAGCGCATGCTGCTGGAGATGCAGAGCGCCATGAACAGCATGATGAGCGGCGGCCATCTGCAGAGCGAGCTGAGTCAGCCGCACGCCGCCGGCCAGGCCGCCCCGCTAACCGCTGCCGCTGAGAAGGCCGGCCCCGCCCCCTCCCCGTCAGGCTCCAGCCAGTCGGACTCCAGCTCCGACCCCGACGCCGCCGTTCCCATGGATACCGGCTCCAGCTCGCCGTCCCCCAGTGTGTCGGACAGTGGCGAGGACGAGGTGATCGGCTCGGTGACCAGGGCCCATCAGGAGACGTTCATGTACAACCAGGAGCAAGGCAGCAGGGCCCCCGAGGGCCCGCCCAGACCCCTCAACGGGGACTTAAACCAAGCCGCCCCCGTCCAGCTCTCGGAGCAGGGCCGGGACGTCTGGAACTGCCGCAACAACAACTCTGTCAACATGGCGGGACACAGCCTCCTGTCCATCCTGGGACAGCCTCACAGCCAGCTGGACAACCAGTGTCCAATCAGAGCGTCCTGCAGCGCCGGCACCAGCCACAGCCCTGCCTACATGCACGGAGCCGTCAGAGCTCTGCCCACTGAGCCCTGCCCCGGCGGCGTCTACAGCGGGGGTGCCTGGAGAGGAGGCAGCAGAATGTACCTG GTCTGTCCAATGAACACGTCCCCTCAAGTGGACCCGCACAAGTCGGGCCAGGATGTGTGGGAGGAGTTCTCCCACAGCTTCACCCCCGCCGTCAGGGAGGTAGTGGAGTTTGCCAAGAAGATCCCCGGCTTCAGGGAGCTGTCCCAGCATGACCAGGTCAGCCTGCTGAAGGCTGGCACCTTCGAG GTGCTGGTGGTCCGCTTCGCCTCACTGTTCCATGTGAAGGAGCGCTCCGTCACCTTCCTGGGGGGACAGAAGTACAGCGTGGACGCTCTGAGGACCATGGGCTCCGGGGACCTGCTCAGCTCCATGTTTGACTTCTGTGAGAAGCTGATGAACCTGGGGCTGAGCGAGGAGGAGATGAGCCTGTTCATGGCCGTGGTCCTGGTGTCAGCCG ACCGCTCCGGCATCGAGAACGTGAACTCTGTGGAGGCGCTGCAGGAGACGCTGATCCGCGCGCTGCGGAGCCTCATCACCAGGAACCACCCCAATGAGTCGGCCATCTTCaccaagctgctgctgaagctgccTGACCTGCGCTCCCTCAACAACATGCACTCTGAGCAGCTGCTGGCCTTCAAGGTCCATTCCTGA